One Pontibacillus yanchengensis DNA window includes the following coding sequences:
- a CDS encoding AbrB family transcriptional regulator, with amino-acid sequence MDFIKKLVYSYIIGAIGGSLFVWFHMPLPWVLGAVTSLLFYKTIWKQDTASSIPLKNISFALLGVQLGSSFTEDTFQQIGPYIIPYLFFTCFIIAVSLFNGYIVSKWLPVKMDTSMLGSIPGGLSASIALSDSLQSNTVLVTIFHTIRLVAVLFIIPFSATHFFYEGNIVSAELSPSTNTGEWYTIAFLILSYLVAVLLNKKIPAAYVMIPMFTVGILKVIGVPMMSLPDFLFIWAQITLGVYLGNSINIEDLMKAGKYCMIYFGLSVWLIIMSFCLGYVFSQMVDISIATAILSIAPGGLIEMALTAQSVGGDPSIVSSLQMVRLLIVVMIVPIFLQWFFRKMEK; translated from the coding sequence GGTTCTGGGGGCTGTAACCTCACTCCTTTTTTATAAAACAATCTGGAAACAAGACACGGCCTCTTCCATACCATTAAAAAATATAAGCTTTGCATTGTTAGGTGTTCAATTAGGCTCTTCCTTTACAGAAGATACCTTTCAGCAAATTGGTCCATATATAATACCTTATTTATTTTTTACGTGTTTCATTATTGCAGTTAGCTTGTTTAATGGCTATATTGTTTCGAAATGGCTTCCAGTGAAAATGGATACATCTATGTTAGGTAGTATTCCAGGTGGTTTATCTGCATCGATTGCGTTAAGTGATTCATTACAGAGTAATACCGTCTTGGTTACAATCTTTCATACCATTCGTTTGGTTGCTGTTCTATTTATTATCCCTTTTTCGGCTACTCATTTCTTTTATGAAGGGAATATTGTCTCGGCTGAACTTTCTCCATCTACAAATACAGGAGAATGGTACACAATTGCCTTTTTGATTTTGTCCTATCTGGTAGCTGTGTTATTAAATAAAAAAATTCCCGCTGCCTATGTCATGATTCCTATGTTTACGGTGGGGATATTAAAGGTTATAGGAGTTCCGATGATGTCATTACCAGATTTTTTATTCATTTGGGCCCAAATTACGTTAGGTGTGTACCTTGGTAATTCCATAAACATAGAGGATCTTATGAAAGCAGGAAAATATTGCATGATATACTTTGGTCTCTCTGTTTGGTTGATTATTATGTCGTTTTGCCTAGGGTATGTATTTAGCCAAATGGTTGATATAAGTATAGCCACTGCTATATTAAGTATTGCGCCAGGTGGTCTGATTGAAATGGCATTAACAGCACAAAGTGTAGGTGGTGATCCCTCGATTGTAAGTTCTTTACAGATGGTCAGGCTGTTAATTGTAGTAATGATTGTGCCGATTTTTCTTCAGTGGTTTTTTCGAAAAATGGAGAAGTAA
- a CDS encoding transcriptional regulator SplA domain-containing protein: MVDPREVNEGDEVYVIYRNPHTPTVANIKQAEIVKHPHNPEDVALFLHEAYHLIEENDALFTSEAAAEDAFKELFPDQQFEE; encoded by the coding sequence ATGGTAGACCCAAGAGAAGTAAATGAAGGTGATGAAGTGTATGTTATTTACCGTAATCCCCATACACCTACTGTGGCAAACATTAAACAAGCAGAAATTGTGAAACATCCTCATAACCCAGAGGATGTAGCGCTATTTTTGCATGAAGCATATCATCTTATTGAGGAAAATGATGCTTTGTTTACGTCAGAAGCAGCAGCCGAGGACGCTTTTAAAGAGCTATTCCCTGATCAGCAATTTGAAGAATGA
- the yfkAB gene encoding radical SAM/CxCxxxxC motif protein YfkAB: MQNMKLHPITPSNDPWEAYMDVEEHGGITLSNVEFTTTHLCNMRCEHCAVGYTLRQKDPDALPFELLKQRLDEIPHLRAVSITGGEPALSKKSVEQYVVPLLKYAHERGARTQINSNLTLPYERYKDIIPYLDVLHISHNWGTIEEFIHTGFRNMEKKPPERVREQYFHRMVENSQKLSSEGVMVSAETMLNRRTLPYLESIHDHIIEMGCARHEVHPMYPADFASDLDILSLDEMKEGIHRLLDHRNKDMWMLFGTLPFYPCSSDKEALSLQQRLHDEPNVTVRNDPDGRSRLNVNIFSGEIIVTDFGEEPRLGNIQNTTLPDAFQKWQQSTIAQQLNCHCPMAKCLGPNVLVKNTYYQGVDFRQRSAKISRV, from the coding sequence ATGCAAAACATGAAGCTTCACCCAATCACCCCCTCTAATGATCCATGGGAAGCCTATATGGATGTGGAGGAGCATGGTGGTATCACACTATCTAATGTTGAGTTCACGACAACTCATTTATGTAATATGCGCTGCGAGCATTGTGCAGTTGGTTACACACTGAGACAAAAGGATCCTGATGCACTTCCTTTTGAATTATTAAAACAACGCTTAGATGAAATACCTCATCTTCGTGCAGTAAGTATAACGGGAGGAGAACCTGCTCTTTCCAAAAAGTCCGTGGAGCAGTATGTTGTGCCTTTACTGAAATATGCACACGAACGTGGGGCCAGAACACAAATCAATTCCAACCTGACTTTACCATATGAACGATATAAAGATATTATCCCGTATTTAGATGTATTACATATCTCTCATAATTGGGGAACGATAGAAGAATTCATACACACTGGGTTTCGAAACATGGAAAAGAAACCTCCAGAGCGAGTACGTGAGCAATACTTTCATCGTATGGTTGAGAATTCACAAAAACTATCCTCAGAAGGTGTCATGGTCTCTGCTGAAACAATGTTAAATAGAAGAACCCTCCCGTATTTAGAATCCATTCATGATCATATTATCGAAATGGGTTGTGCTAGACATGAGGTCCATCCAATGTACCCTGCAGATTTTGCAAGTGATTTAGATATTCTTTCTTTAGATGAAATGAAAGAAGGAATTCATCGATTACTGGATCACCGCAATAAAGATATGTGGATGCTTTTTGGTACACTTCCATTCTATCCTTGCAGTTCTGACAAAGAAGCTTTATCTCTTCAACAAAGGCTCCATGATGAACCGAATGTTACTGTTCGTAACGACCCGGATGGCCGTTCACGCTTAAATGTAAACATCTTTAGTGGAGAGATTATCGTAACCGATTTTGGAGAAGAACCACGCTTAGGCAACATACAAAACACTACCCTACCGGATGCATTTCAGAAATGGCAACAATCGACGATAGCACAGCAACTAAATTGTCATTGTCCAATGGCAAAATGCCTTGGTCCTAATGTTCTTGTTAAGAATACGTATTACCAGGGTGTTGATTTCCGACAACGAAGTGCGAAAATAAGTCGTGTATAA
- a CDS encoding alpha/beta hydrolase, producing the protein MEYIFQQGAQDAPVLLLLHGTGGNERDLLPLAEMIDSGASVLSVRGNISENGMPRFFKRLREGVFDEEDLQFRTKELAEFLDEMAEEHQFDRSNVIAVGYSNGANIAGSLLFHYADVLKGAILLHPMVPMRGLNLPDMKGAPVFIGAGTNDPICSPEETKELNSILNEQGASVTIHWENNGHQLTKPEIDQAKDWYHDQFK; encoded by the coding sequence ATGGAATATATTTTTCAACAAGGAGCACAGGATGCACCAGTCTTATTATTGCTACATGGTACAGGAGGGAATGAACGTGATTTGTTACCGTTAGCTGAAATGATTGATTCAGGTGCTTCTGTATTAAGTGTAAGAGGAAACATTTCTGAAAATGGCATGCCCCGGTTTTTCAAACGTTTACGAGAAGGGGTGTTTGATGAGGAAGATTTACAATTCCGAACAAAAGAACTAGCAGAGTTTCTTGATGAGATGGCTGAAGAACATCAATTTGATCGTTCAAATGTAATAGCAGTTGGATATTCTAATGGAGCCAACATTGCTGGTAGTCTGTTGTTCCATTATGCCGATGTACTAAAGGGTGCTATTCTACTACACCCAATGGTTCCAATGCGGGGTCTTAATCTACCTGATATGAAAGGGGCACCTGTGTTTATAGGAGCTGGGACGAACGATCCTATTTGCTCTCCTGAGGAAACTAAAGAATTGAATTCCATTCTTAATGAGCAGGGGGCAAGTGTAACCATACATTGGGAAAACAATGGACATCAATTAACGAAACCTGAGATTGATCAAGCAAAGGATTGGTACCATGATCAATTCAAATAA
- the manA gene encoding mannose-6-phosphate isomerase, class I codes for MAEPLFLQPIFKERIWGGTTLKEKFGYDIPSETTGECWAISAHKNGQSTVMNGEFEGKTLDQVWGDAPHLFGHYNAEVFPLLTKILDANKDLSVQVHPDDEYAHKHEGENEYGKTECWYIIDCSSNAELIFGHHAHSRQELQQMISEGKWDNLLRKVSIKPGDFFYVPSGTIHALCEGTLVLETQQSSDTTYRVFDYNRTDQEGNQRELHLQQAIDVTTVPHKDNELNFMVEQRTGATITTLVQEQYFSVYKYELFGAAAFEQDSFFQLFSVLDGEATLQIGSDSYSLSKGEHFILPSNTGDFTLDGEATIIVSNP; via the coding sequence ATGGCAGAACCATTATTTTTGCAACCCATTTTCAAAGAGAGAATTTGGGGTGGCACTACGTTAAAAGAAAAATTTGGTTATGATATTCCTTCTGAAACCACAGGAGAATGCTGGGCTATTTCTGCACATAAAAATGGACAAAGTACAGTGATGAACGGGGAATTCGAGGGGAAAACACTAGACCAAGTATGGGGGGATGCGCCTCATTTGTTTGGTCATTATAACGCTGAAGTATTTCCGCTACTTACAAAAATACTAGATGCTAATAAGGATCTTTCGGTTCAAGTTCACCCTGACGATGAATATGCACATAAACATGAGGGTGAAAATGAATATGGTAAAACGGAATGCTGGTACATAATCGATTGTTCGTCAAATGCAGAGCTTATCTTTGGTCACCATGCACATAGTAGACAAGAATTGCAACAAATGATTTCAGAGGGAAAGTGGGACAATTTGCTAAGGAAAGTATCCATAAAACCTGGGGATTTCTTTTATGTTCCTAGTGGGACTATTCATGCTTTATGTGAGGGAACGTTGGTACTAGAGACGCAACAAAGCTCTGATACAACGTATCGTGTATTTGATTATAATCGAACAGATCAAGAAGGAAATCAAAGAGAACTTCATTTACAGCAAGCGATTGATGTAACAACTGTTCCTCATAAAGATAATGAACTAAACTTTATGGTGGAGCAACGCACTGGTGCAACGATAACAACATTAGTACAGGAACAGTACTTTAGTGTGTATAAATACGAATTATTTGGAGCGGCTGCTTTTGAACAAGACAGCTTTTTTCAATTATTTAGTGTATTAGACGGCGAAGCTACTCTCCAAATTGGAAGTGATTCTTATTCCCTTTCAAAAGGGGAGCATTTCATTCTTCCAAGCAACACTGGAGATTTCACATTAGATGGAGAAGCTACTATAATAGTTTCCAATCCTTAA
- a CDS encoding acylphosphatase, giving the protein MQHVHLLVKGRVQGVGFRFSAKQKAQEFNITGWVRNRNDGSVEIEAEGQDEDMKSFIESIKHGPSPYSKITDVDIDEASTFEGYKSFDIKS; this is encoded by the coding sequence ATGCAACATGTACATTTGTTAGTGAAAGGTAGAGTGCAAGGTGTTGGCTTTCGATTTTCAGCTAAACAAAAGGCTCAAGAATTCAATATTACTGGTTGGGTTCGAAATCGAAATGATGGCTCTGTTGAAATTGAAGCGGAAGGTCAAGATGAAGATATGAAATCTTTTATTGAATCCATTAAGCATGGACCCAGCCCTTATTCAAAAATCACGGACGTGGACATTGATGAAGCATCTACATTTGAAGGGTATAAATCATTTGATATTAAGTCCTAG
- a CDS encoding TIGR03571 family LLM class oxidoreductase: MGMQWNEHKGYSRMIKENKLTIGLTLPIEHHGNERPKMTQQVERVQLAERLGFSAIWFQDVLLEDPTFHDPSTGQVYDSLLYLTYIGAHTNIINLGTAAVVLSLRHPLRLAKEAATIENLFPERFMLGISSGDRRRDFEGLHIPIMERGKIFREGFHFFEHVLNREYEDYQSPLGKIEGATLVPKPNKPIPTFITGYAQQSLDWVAEHGDGWMFYPQALDKQQSLIEEYRNKVLEKRGNTFQPFFQPLVMDLAEDPNHEPEKITLGYKLGSNALITWLKKHEAIGVNHVMISLSNSTREVEEVMRELGEVVLPHFPPHHTFPY, from the coding sequence ATGGGAATGCAATGGAACGAGCATAAAGGCTACAGTCGAATGATTAAAGAAAATAAGTTGACTATCGGTTTGACCTTACCAATTGAACATCATGGTAATGAAAGACCAAAGATGACCCAACAAGTAGAACGAGTTCAGTTAGCTGAGCGGTTAGGTTTTAGTGCCATTTGGTTTCAAGACGTATTATTAGAGGACCCTACTTTTCATGATCCTTCAACTGGACAAGTGTATGATAGTCTTTTGTATCTTACATACATTGGCGCACATACAAACATTATTAATCTTGGAACAGCAGCTGTCGTACTTTCCTTACGACATCCATTACGACTAGCCAAAGAAGCAGCAACTATTGAAAATTTGTTCCCTGAACGCTTCATGTTAGGAATATCATCTGGAGATCGTCGGCGAGACTTCGAAGGTCTACATATTCCAATAATGGAGAGAGGGAAGATTTTTAGAGAGGGCTTTCATTTTTTTGAGCATGTCTTGAATAGGGAGTATGAAGATTATCAATCTCCACTTGGTAAAATCGAAGGTGCTACACTCGTACCGAAACCTAACAAGCCAATTCCAACATTTATAACTGGATATGCTCAACAGAGCCTGGATTGGGTTGCAGAGCACGGAGATGGTTGGATGTTTTACCCTCAAGCATTGGATAAACAGCAATCTCTAATCGAAGAGTATAGAAATAAAGTACTCGAAAAACGTGGGAACACATTTCAACCATTCTTTCAACCACTTGTAATGGATCTTGCTGAAGATCCTAATCATGAGCCTGAAAAGATAACGCTTGGTTATAAGCTAGGTTCCAATGCGTTGATTACATGGTTGAAAAAGCATGAAGCGATAGGGGTAAATCATGTGATGATATCATTATCTAATAGTACGAGAGAGGTAGAGGAGGTAATGAGAGAGCTTGGGGAAGTGGTTTTACCTCATTTTCCACCACATCATACATTTCCGTATTAA
- a CDS encoding VOC family protein, with product MKIETSGIHHITALVNDPQTNVDFYENTLGLRLVKKTVNFDDPGIYHLYFGDKIGTPGTIMTFFPLESAPSGRIGSGQVERTLFLIPKGASSSWVDYFQIKSIEFEENDHGIWFLDPDGIKLGLVEEDSNISTYWDQSTIKENIAIKGFYGAILNSLKPLETGNLLEAMGFKATVDKDDFSMYEGSADIGSHIWLNRTAVPRGLGGAGTIHHIAFRTEKESDQALWQEFLHSEQGLRITPVMDRQYFKSVYFHEPGGILFEIATDEPGFVTDEGVDALGQSLTLPEWLETQRPQIEATLSELKRGE from the coding sequence ATGAAAATAGAGACAAGTGGAATTCACCACATAACTGCCCTTGTCAATGATCCACAAACGAATGTTGATTTTTACGAAAACACATTAGGATTAAGATTAGTGAAGAAAACCGTAAACTTTGATGATCCTGGTATTTATCATCTTTACTTTGGGGATAAGATTGGAACTCCTGGAACCATTATGACATTCTTTCCATTAGAATCAGCTCCATCTGGAAGAATAGGGTCTGGACAAGTAGAACGTACATTATTCCTAATACCTAAAGGGGCAAGTTCTTCTTGGGTCGATTATTTTCAAATAAAGTCCATTGAATTTGAGGAAAATGATCATGGAATCTGGTTCTTGGATCCTGATGGTATAAAGTTAGGGTTAGTAGAAGAGGATTCTAACATCAGTACGTATTGGGACCAATCAACGATAAAGGAAAATATTGCGATTAAAGGATTTTATGGTGCTATATTAAACTCATTAAAACCACTTGAAACAGGAAACCTACTTGAGGCAATGGGGTTTAAAGCAACAGTCGATAAAGATGATTTCTCGATGTATGAGGGCTCTGCAGATATAGGATCACATATTTGGTTAAATCGTACTGCTGTACCTAGAGGATTAGGTGGGGCAGGTACAATTCATCACATTGCCTTTCGTACCGAAAAAGAATCCGATCAAGCTCTTTGGCAAGAATTTCTCCATTCAGAACAAGGTCTCCGTATTACCCCAGTAATGGATCGGCAATATTTTAAGTCTGTGTACTTTCATGAACCTGGAGGCATATTGTTTGAGATTGCTACAGATGAACCAGGCTTCGTAACGGATGAGGGTGTAGATGCACTAGGTCAATCATTAACATTACCTGAATGGTTAGAAACACAGAGACCTCAAATAGAAGCTACCTTATCCGAGCTTAAGAGAGGAGAATAA
- the sfsA gene encoding DNA/RNA nuclease SfsA has product MRNSNCFIPFPHPLYPARFVKRSNRFILYCALNHSGETVRVHMGDPGRLKELLHPNTIIYVSYHNSNSRKTNWSAVLIEDPHTKELVSLQTTLPNKLIEMSLRTNELNEFKNWSYIQREFTKGSSRFDFLLENTTQQHAVEVKSVTLQYDGVGYFPDAITDRGRKHVQELEQLVKEEGWHSSILFVCQRRDISKVRMADWIDSAFSEAISKASESGVNIYARTCEITLEGMYLSSPIPVDI; this is encoded by the coding sequence ATGAGAAATTCCAATTGTTTTATACCATTTCCACATCCTTTATATCCTGCAAGGTTTGTAAAACGCTCTAACCGATTTATTTTGTATTGCGCATTAAATCATTCTGGTGAAACGGTTCGTGTCCATATGGGAGATCCGGGACGTCTAAAGGAACTTCTTCACCCAAATACGATCATTTATGTAAGTTATCATAATTCCAATTCCAGAAAAACAAACTGGTCCGCAGTATTAATTGAAGACCCACATACAAAGGAATTAGTCTCCCTACAAACAACATTACCAAATAAGCTAATCGAAATGTCACTAAGAACCAATGAGTTAAACGAATTTAAGAATTGGAGTTACATACAACGAGAATTTACAAAGGGAAGTTCTAGGTTTGACTTTTTATTAGAGAATACAACCCAACAACATGCCGTGGAGGTAAAAAGTGTAACATTACAGTATGATGGAGTTGGCTATTTTCCGGATGCTATAACGGACAGGGGACGAAAACATGTTCAAGAGTTAGAACAACTCGTAAAAGAAGAAGGATGGCATAGTAGTATTTTATTTGTATGCCAGAGACGTGATATTTCGAAGGTTAGAATGGCAGATTGGATTGATTCAGCATTCTCCGAAGCCATAAGCAAAGCAAGTGAGAGTGGTGTCAACATCTATGCCCGCACTTGTGAGATTACATTAGAAGGTATGTATCTATCCTCCCCAATACCAGTTGACATTTAG
- a CDS encoding S8 family peptidase gives MSDVKLIPYKTEQILDSSSIVPEGVEMIEAPSMWDSASKGKGNIVAVIDTGCQLDHPDLQDRIIGGKNFTTDYNNDENNFSDNNGHGTHVAGTIAASQTGSGVTGVAPESNLLILKVLSGEGRGKMDWIIDAINYATNWKGTEGEEVRVISMSLGGPSDIPELHEAIQYAVNQGVSVVCAAGNEGDGQARTDEYAYPGAYNEVIQVGAIDFNRNIAPFTNTNDEIDLVAPGVNILSTYIDGKYARLSGTSMATPHISGALSLLVNITETQFNRRLTEPEIYAQLIRRTIPLGKSSQAEGNGLLNLTLVDKLDNLLNTFTKNWNEHSSLQHMYVKN, from the coding sequence ATGTCAGACGTAAAATTAATTCCTTATAAAACCGAACAAATACTAGATAGTTCTTCTATTGTTCCTGAAGGTGTGGAAATGATTGAAGCCCCTTCGATGTGGGATTCTGCTTCAAAAGGGAAGGGGAATATAGTCGCCGTTATTGATACAGGATGTCAACTAGATCACCCTGATTTACAAGATCGCATAATTGGAGGCAAAAACTTTACAACCGACTACAATAACGATGAAAACAACTTTAGTGATAACAATGGTCATGGGACACATGTAGCTGGTACGATTGCAGCATCGCAAACCGGTTCAGGAGTAACTGGTGTAGCACCTGAAAGTAATTTACTCATACTTAAAGTGCTTAGTGGAGAAGGACGAGGAAAAATGGACTGGATCATTGATGCTATTAACTATGCTACAAACTGGAAAGGTACTGAGGGAGAAGAAGTTCGAGTAATATCTATGTCTTTAGGGGGCCCAAGTGATATACCTGAATTACATGAAGCGATACAATACGCTGTTAATCAAGGAGTATCAGTCGTGTGTGCTGCTGGTAATGAGGGGGATGGGCAAGCTAGAACAGATGAGTATGCTTATCCCGGAGCATACAATGAAGTTATACAAGTTGGAGCCATAGATTTCAATCGAAACATTGCTCCATTTACTAATACAAATGATGAAATAGACTTGGTAGCACCAGGAGTAAACATACTATCTACGTATATAGACGGAAAATACGCAAGATTATCTGGTACCTCCATGGCCACGCCACATATTTCTGGCGCACTATCGTTGTTAGTTAATATCACAGAAACGCAGTTTAACAGAAGACTGACAGAACCTGAAATATATGCGCAGTTGATAAGAAGAACTATACCTCTTGGCAAGTCGTCTCAAGCTGAAGGTAATGGACTTTTAAACCTAACCTTGGTTGATAAATTAGACAACCTATTAAATACGTTCACGAAGAATTGGAATGAACATTCATCCTTGCAACATATGTATGTTAAAAACTAA
- a CDS encoding DUF6501 family protein, with translation MIHKHWYETDTIKQVECVHANAEKYVVENVLTPGKVYDVKNETEEFIFIVDNTGKMGGFKKDYFKEV, from the coding sequence ATGATTCATAAACATTGGTATGAAACGGACACCATTAAACAGGTAGAATGTGTTCACGCAAATGCTGAGAAATATGTTGTAGAAAATGTATTAACACCTGGCAAAGTATATGATGTAAAAAACGAAACAGAAGAGTTTATATTCATTGTTGATAATACTGGTAAAATGGGTGGATTTAAGAAGGACTATTTCAAAGAAGTATAA
- a CDS encoding SDR family oxidoreductase: MVSLQGKTAIVTGASSGIGEAIAKHLAHEGANVVLAARRQERLEELAKEIEDTTSVKTKISITDVTKQSEMETLVTETKEEFSSVDMFINNAGVMLLSFLKNDKVEEWEKMIDVNIKGVLFGIHAALPTMLKQESGHIVNVSSVAGHEVFPASSVYSATKYAVRALSMGMEKELSSSGVRVTNVSPGAVSTELPEHITDEEVLDMFKDRQGRITLESDDIARSVVYAVTQPDYVNVNEVMVRPMKK; encoded by the coding sequence ATGGTAAGTTTACAAGGAAAAACAGCAATCGTAACGGGTGCAAGTAGTGGGATTGGTGAAGCAATAGCTAAGCATTTAGCACATGAAGGTGCAAATGTTGTACTAGCTGCTCGTCGACAAGAACGATTGGAAGAATTAGCGAAAGAAATAGAGGATACCACTTCAGTGAAAACTAAAATTTCCATAACAGATGTAACGAAACAAAGTGAAATGGAAACACTTGTTACGGAAACAAAAGAAGAGTTCTCTTCTGTAGATATGTTTATAAATAATGCCGGGGTAATGCTTTTATCCTTCTTAAAGAATGATAAGGTTGAAGAATGGGAAAAGATGATAGATGTTAATATAAAAGGTGTCTTATTTGGAATTCATGCAGCACTTCCAACCATGCTTAAACAAGAATCAGGTCATATTGTAAACGTATCCTCTGTAGCAGGTCATGAAGTATTCCCAGCAAGCAGCGTTTATAGTGCAACAAAATATGCAGTTCGAGCTCTATCGATGGGAATGGAAAAAGAACTATCTAGTTCAGGCGTTAGAGTGACCAACGTTTCTCCTGGCGCAGTTTCCACAGAATTACCAGAACATATTACAGACGAGGAAGTTCTTGATATGTTTAAAGACCGTCAAGGACGTATTACGCTCGAATCAGATGATATCGCACGATCTGTTGTGTATGCTGTTACACAACCAGATTACGTAAATGTGAATGAAGTAATGGTAAGACCAATGAAAAAGTAA
- a CDS encoding amidohydrolase — protein MILNNVKIYQPNGKFDKEEVYHLHMKNGVFSSIHKGLSREKGSHVIDGEGKTVVAGFTDSHMHLLRFGMLKNELDLTQVTSWKEMKQEVEVYYPEIEEADWIFGKGFNDGTFTDIDHLLTAEDLDEINVNKYMYFMHQDGHECVISKKLLERLEQEEDFYKEPEVFKERDDQGNLTGRFKDTAVHYINYHLWERSVEHSKESLSAAIPYLLENGITTVHTDDRSFVGSYQSLWSAYTSLEEEGSLPIEAYLHHYIFNQKDLDEFIESFHKRTGEGTDRVKVGAIKIFLDGTQRLHTAAMRQPYPDSPDMTGYLIYDQDQLNRMVQTAATNGMQVAVHALGDRAVQSAITAFEQSEARTKKLRHRIIHAQTLGEDLLERMEELGVYIETQPSFLIEEWNQKSQWTPEDIVPYCDAFGSMLKHNIPITLSSDAPIGYLDPIVSIFGAVNRMDTNHQPSGGWMPSEKISVEEAFSGFGTVPSELEWNEDVKGKIAEGFQADFVLLNQHPSEISTSKLMQLHVQSTWIKGKEVYSRTF, from the coding sequence TTGATTTTGAATAATGTTAAGATTTATCAACCTAATGGGAAATTTGATAAAGAAGAGGTATATCATCTCCACATGAAAAATGGGGTCTTTTCTTCCATACATAAAGGGTTAAGTAGAGAAAAGGGCAGCCATGTGATAGATGGTGAGGGTAAAACAGTAGTAGCAGGATTCACAGATTCCCATATGCATCTACTTCGTTTTGGTATGTTAAAAAATGAATTGGATTTAACACAAGTGACAAGTTGGAAAGAAATGAAACAAGAAGTGGAAGTCTACTATCCTGAAATAGAAGAAGCAGATTGGATTTTTGGTAAAGGATTTAATGACGGTACCTTTACAGATATCGATCATTTGTTAACAGCAGAAGATTTAGATGAGATTAATGTCAATAAGTATATGTATTTCATGCATCAGGATGGTCATGAATGCGTGATTAGTAAAAAATTACTGGAACGATTGGAGCAAGAAGAAGATTTTTATAAGGAACCAGAAGTATTTAAGGAACGAGACGATCAAGGAAATTTAACTGGGCGCTTTAAAGATACAGCTGTGCACTATATTAATTATCATCTATGGGAACGTTCCGTAGAGCATTCGAAAGAATCACTATCCGCTGCAATACCGTATTTACTTGAGAATGGGATTACAACCGTTCATACAGATGATAGGAGTTTTGTTGGCTCCTACCAATCATTATGGAGCGCTTACACGTCATTAGAAGAAGAGGGAAGTCTTCCAATAGAAGCATATCTACATCATTATATTTTCAATCAAAAAGATTTGGATGAGTTCATAGAAAGTTTTCATAAGCGTACAGGGGAAGGTACTGATCGAGTGAAAGTAGGTGCTATTAAAATTTTCTTAGATGGTACTCAACGTTTACACACAGCTGCTATGCGACAACCTTACCCAGACTCTCCTGACATGACAGGTTATTTAATTTATGATCAAGATCAATTGAACAGAATGGTTCAAACAGCAGCAACCAATGGGATGCAAGTAGCTGTACACGCTTTAGGTGATCGAGCGGTGCAATCGGCCATAACGGCTTTTGAACAATCCGAAGCACGTACTAAGAAGCTACGTCATCGGATTATTCATGCTCAAACCCTTGGAGAAGATTTACTAGAAAGAATGGAAGAATTAGGTGTGTATATTGAAACGCAGCCATCCTTTTTAATAGAAGAATGGAATCAAAAATCTCAATGGACGCCTGAAGATATCGTGCCTTACTGTGATGCATTCGGAAGTATGCTGAAACATAACATACCTATTACGCTAAGTTCCGATGCACCTATTGGCTATCTAGATCCAATCGTTTCCATTTTTGGGGCAGTTAATCGAATGGATACCAACCATCAACCAAGCGGAGGATGGATGCCTAGTGAGAAAATCTCTGTGGAAGAAGCATTTTCGGGATTTGGAACGGTTCCCTCGGAATTAGAATGGAATGAAGATGTAAAGGGAAAAATAGCGGAAGGCTTTCAAGCAGATTTTGTATTGTTAAATCAACACCCTAGTGAAATTAGTACTTCTAAGCTTATGCAACTTCATGTTCAATCGACATGGATAAAAGGGAAAGAAGTATACTCAAGAACCTTTTGA